From one Dama dama isolate Ldn47 chromosome 4, ASM3311817v1, whole genome shotgun sequence genomic stretch:
- the LENG9 gene encoding leukocyte receptor cluster member 9, with protein sequence MEAAGGPEPPAGVLVAEPAPPPACRFFLEGRCRFGARCRQPHPGAPAPPQPRSEAEEQAKAKKPPLRTAEAVIQRIRWDPRLDPADFSVGYVDRFLGVREEPFLSFCWDEPLAALGPGVLAVPQHRLRYFRFRGRLVWDRASRTDLVFGSGLAAGRGPTILDALDGEDAHEAGGESDGEDAPRHGDAHDGGDAHGVRGESDSEDARRHGDAHGVGGESDGVDVHRPGDVHDGRDRGGDAHGNGDASDGEDANSVGDALGGEDTDGTGGALDGAAATRLGTDAGGPVQPAQTRLRAALASDGGSPEAGCLTLAGALARTQERESADPGGQASPWMAPGRALQPAAATARAVETRGGEPSEELSEMGTEWGPGVWPVDRGAARAVGPRHPRPTHFVALMVTEPELRAQVAKVQEDLVRDAPACAAFTVPAEALHLTLALLRLAGPGEAAAAVTALRDALSDPGLAIPPRLRFSRLVRLGSHVLCAPPSPPLESLAQRLSQRLEAEGFTVLQPLGGIRPHLTLAKVPQGAEVCLPEVSPRQELGSQPLGTLWLCRVGRAGATYQAEAELPLGGQPQK encoded by the coding sequence ATGGAAGCGGCCGGAGGGCCGGAGCCGCCCGCGGGGGTCCTGGTCGCGGAACCCGCGCCCCCGCCGGCCTGCCGCTTCTTTCTGGAGGGCCGCTGCCGCTTCGGCGCCCGCTGCCGCCAGCCCCACCCCGGGGCGCCGGCGCCGCCGCAGCCTAGAAGCGAGGCCGAAGAACAGGCCAAAGCCAAGAAGCCGCCGCTGCGCACGGCTGAGGCCGTCATCCAGCGCATCCGCTGGGACCCGCGCCTCGACCCGGCCGACTTCTCCGTGGGCTACGTGGACCGCTTCCTGGGCGTGCGCGAGGagcccttcctttccttctgctgGGACGAGCCGCTAGCGGCGCTCGGGCCGGGCGTTCTGGCCGTGCCGCAGCACCGGCTGCGCTACTTCCGCTTCCGCGGCCGCCTGGTTTGGGACCGCGCCTCACGCACCGACCTCGTCTTTGGCTCCGGCTTGGCGGCCGGCCGTGGGCCCACCATCCTGGACGCGCTCGACGGCGAGGACGCGCACGAAGCCGGAGGTGAGAGCGACGGCGAGGACGCGCCCCGACACGGGGACGCGCACGACGGTGGGGACGCGCACGGAGTCCGAGGTGAGAGCGACAGCGAGGACGCGCGCCGGCACGGGGACGCGCACGGAGTCGGAGGTGAGAGCGACGGCGTGGACGTGCACCGGCCCGGGGACGTGCACGACGGCAGAGACCGGGGCGGGGACGCGCACGGGAACGGGGATGCGAGTGACGGCGAAGATGCCAACTCAGTCGGAGATGCGCTCGGCGGTGAGGATACAGACGGGACCGGAGGCGCACTGGACGGCGCAGCTGCCACCCGCCTTGGCACCGATGCAGGGGGGCCCGTACAGCCAGCCCAGACGCGACTCCGGGCAGCCTTGGCCTCGGACGGGGGAAGTCCCGAAGCTGGGTGCCTGACGCTGGCAGGCGCATTAGCGAGGACTCAGGAGCGGGAGTCGGCGGACCCTGGAGGCCAAGCTTCCCCGTGGATGGCGCCAGGAAGGGCGCTGCAGCCAGCTGCCGCCACCGCCAGGGCCGTGGAGACCCGGGGAGGGGAGCCCTCGGAAGAACTCTCTGAGATGGGAACGGAGTGGGGTCCCGGGGTCTGGCCTGTGGACCGAGGAGCGGCCAGGGCTGTGGGCCCTCGCCACCCCCGCCCCACGCACTTTGTGGCGCTCATGGTTACGGAGCCTGAGCTGCGGGCCCAGGTGGCCAAGGTCCAGGAAGACCTGGTACGGGACGCACCAGCCTGCGCGGCCTTCACCGTGCCGGCTGAGGCCCTGCAcctgaccctggccctgctgAGGCTGGCGGGCCCTGGGGAGGCAGCGGCCGCTGTCACTGCGCTCCGAGACGCGCTCTCGGACCCTGGGCTTGCGATCCCTCCGAGGCTGAGGTTCAGTCGCCTGGTGCGCCTGGGCTCCCACGTGCTCTGCGCTCCCCCGTCCCCACCGCTGGAGAGCCTGGCCCAAAGGCTGAGCCAGAGGCTGGAGGCCGAGGGGTTCACAGTGCTGCAGCCCCTTGGGGGGATACGCCCCCACCTCACCCTGGCCAAGGTGCCCCAGGGCGCCGAAGTCTGCCTCCCCGAGGTCAGCCCGCGGCAGGAGCTGGGGAGCCAGCCCCTGGGGACACTGTGGCTGTGCCGCGTGGGCAGGGCCGGGGCCACCTACCAGGCCGAGGCCGAGCTCCCCCTGGGAGGTCAACCCCAGAAATAA
- the CDC42EP5 gene encoding cdc42 effector protein 5, which produces MPVLKQLGPAQPKKRPERGALSISAPLGDFRHTLHVGRGGDAFGDTSFLSRHGGGPPPEPRSPPAGAPRSAPPPAVPQASPPALRAPAPADPLLSFHLDLGPSMLDAVLGVMDAERPGAAAAKPDVDPGPGAQHPRARCLANADIEPDDVIGL; this is translated from the coding sequence ATGCCGGTGCTGAAGCAGTTGGGCCCCGCGCAGCCCAAGAAGCGGCCGGAGCGCGGCGCCTTGTCCATCTCCGCGCCGCTCGGCGACTTCCGGCACACGCTGCACGTGGGACGCGGCGGCGACGCCTTCGGGGACACCTCGTTCCTGAGCCGCCACGGCGGCGGGCCGCCCCCCGAGCCCCGGTCGCCGCCCGCGGGGGCCCCGCGCTCCGCCCCGCCGCCCGCAGTGCCGCAGGCCTCGCCGCCCGCCCTCCGCGCGCCTGCGCCCGCTGACCCGCTGCTGTCCTTCCACCTGGATTTGGGCCCCTCCATGCTGGACGCAGTGCTGGGTGTCATGGACGCGGAGCGCCCGGGCGCCGCTGCCGCCAAGCCCGACGTGGACCCCGGTCCCGGGGCGCAGCACCCCCGGGCCCGCTGCCTCGCCAACGCGGACATCGAGCCGGACGACGTCATCGGCCTGTAG